In Vanrija pseudolonga chromosome 4, complete sequence, a single window of DNA contains:
- the nagk gene encoding L-serine dehydratase: MLRSAPRRAARVVLTPRIALAARAVPRPAALSLPSATPAAFTLTRANSTAVAPATPNMGQIPLSELPPSQRPGAEDKPRAEHAVISTFDLFSIGIGPSSSHTVGPMRAAKIFTFSLPKAMHKHVHSLKVSLHGSLAATGMGHMTPHAVLLGLMGEDPESVEVGRLGRVLDEVRAVGEVDLGLDHGAHKRVKFDLDRDMTWHLNPLPAHPNGVVFTVFDKNGDMLATNEYFSVGGGFVVNKETQTANQNLYYRETHADDATPARRDQGQGFAATTADGLLPAITDGKGDGNAAEIEGKAEPKRLPFIFATAEELLAICERENLTIAQVVWENERAFRSEAEIEAGLMALWETMDGCIRNGVTSSDKHLPGGLNVRRRAPGLYKRLQQGFYLSVGVPRNPSLGPGTAVEPAPKNGKRTGRQGHYLELVPKHTRPVFPGIEYLSCMAIAVNEVNASGGRVVTAPTNGAAGVIPATLKYVTEFISQNAHRDIMTFLLTASAVGMLFKRGATISAAEGGCMAEVGVACSMAAAGLTAILGAEPPVILQAAEIGIEHNLGLTCDPLGGLVQVPCIERNSLGAVKAVTAAQLAMAGSGEHTVSLDDAIEACRTTAMDMHSHYKETSLGGLAASVKIPLCKSPLHCRRASLLTVPSITRMLMHDLQWEEWVQGFTNMYNYHMDYLSSMLRVVIFRA; encoded by the exons ATGCTCCGCTCtgcaccacgccgcgctgcccggGTCGTC CTCACTCCGcgcatcgcgctcgccgcgcgcgccgtcccccgcccagcggcgctgtcgctgccATCAGCGACGCCAGCAGCCTTTACCCTCACCCGCGCCAActcgaccgccgtcgcccccgccaccccgAACATGGGTCAGATCCCCCTGTCCGAGCTCCCGCCGTCGCAGCGCCCCGGGGCCGAGGACAAGCCGCGCGCAGAGCACGCCGTCATCTCGACATTCGACCTGTTCTCCATTGGCATTGGCCCAAGCTCGAGTCACACGGTTGGTCCGATGCG CGCCGCGAAGATCTTCACCTTCTCCCTCCCCAAGGCGATGCACAAGCACGTCCACAGCCTCAAGGTCTCCCTCcacggctcgctcgccgccacagGCATGGGCCACATGACGCCCCatgccgtcctcctcggcctgatGGGCGAGGACCCAGAGTCGGTCGAGGTCGGACGGCTGgggcgcgtgctcgacgaggtccgcgccgtgggcgaggtcgacctcgggctcgaccaCGGCGCACACAAGCGCGTCAAGTTTGACCTGGACCGCGACATGACATGGCACCTCAACCCGCTGCCCGCGCACCCCAACGGCGTCGTCTTCACCGTGTTCGACAAGAACGGCGACATGCTCGCGACCAACGAGTACTTTTCTGTCGGTGGTGGCTTTGTCGTCAACAAGGAGACCCAGACGGCCAACCAGAACCTGTACTACCGCGAGacgcacgccgacgatgccacacccgcgcgccgagacCAGGGCCAGGGCTTTgcggcgacaacggcggACGGCCTGCTGCCCGCCATCAcggacggcaagggcgacggtaacgccgccgagatcgagggcaaggccgagcccAAGCGCCTGCCGTTCATcttcgcgacggccgaggagctgctcgccatcTGTGAGCGCGAAAACCTCACCATTGCTCAGGTCGTGTGGGAGAACGAGCGCGCATTCcgctccgaggccgagatcgaggcTGGTCTCATGGCCC TGTGGGAGACAATGGACGGGTGTATCCGAAACGGCGTGACCTCGAGCGACAAGCATCTTCCCGGCGGTCTTAatgtgcgccgccgcgcaccaggCCTCTACAAGCGCCTCCAGCAGGGCTTCTAcctcagcgtcggcgtgccccGTAACCCCTCCCTCGGGCCgggcaccgccgtcgagccggcgccAAAGAACGGCAAGCGTACCGGACGACAGGGACActacctcgagctcgtgccgaAGCACACCCGGCCCGTGTTCCCCGGTATCGAGTACCTCTCGTGCATGGCTATTGCGGTCAACGAGGTGAACGCGAGCGGCGGTCGTGTGGTGACTGCTCC CACCAACGGCGCGGCTGGTGTCATCCCCGCCACGCTCAAGTATGTCACCGAGTTCATCTCGCAGAACGCGCACCGCGA CATCATGACCTTCCTCCTGACTGCCTCGGCCGTCGGCATGCTCTTCAAGCGAGGAGCGACAATCTcagccgccgagggcggctgCATGGCTGaagtcggcgtcgcgtgcagcatggccgcggcggggctgACTGCCATCCTGGGTGCCGAGCCGCCCGTGATCCTCCAGGCTGCGGAGATTGGCATCGA GcacaacctcggcctcacctgcgacccgctcggcggcctcgtccagGTGCCATGCATCGAGCGTaactcgctcggcgccgtcaaggccgtcacggccgcccagctcgccatggcaggcagcggcgagcacaCCGTCTCCCTCGATGACGCGATCGAGGCTTGCCGCACCACAGCAATGGACATGCACTCGCACTACAAGGAGACGAgtctcggcggcctggcAGCAAGCGTCAAGATTCCTTTGTGTAAGTCGCCACTccactgccgccgagcttctCTGCTGACCGTCCCCAGCATCACCCGCATGTTAATGCATGATCTACAGTGGGAGGAATGGGTACAGGGGTTCACAAACATGTACAATTATCACATGGACTATCTGAGCAGCATGCTGCGAGTAGT CATATTCCGCGCCTAG
- the nagk gene encoding uncharacterized protein: MIRAHAGARWRTLGSSQKSTPSTPSQSALISRPPNPLAHGSAGGASSAFGLVPPRRSTTYLLCFVLSLPHCLVCMHTSVVCSPLLTLYDCPKIAGCRRLALTVPNSQPTIRPCPDWKNKPTCWTSHSMANIVDGKRVSL; encoded by the exons ATGATCCGGGCTCACGCCGGCGCACGCTGGCGCACGCTCGGCTCGAGTCAGAAATCAACTCCATCGACTCCATCACAATCAGCGCTTATCTCTCGCCCGCCCAACCCATTGGCCCatggctcggcgggcggtgcgagcAGTGCCTTTGGGCTTgtcccgccccgccgctctACTACATACTTGCTTTGTTTCGTCTTATCATTGCCACACTGCCTCGTCTGCATGCATACCTCGGTCGTCTGCTCGCCTTTGTTGACATTGTACGACTGCCCGAAGATTGCCGGCTGTCGCCGACTCGCCCTCACGGTGCCAAACTCGCAGCCCACCATTCGCCCC TGCCCAGATTGGAAAAACAAGCCGACCTGTTGGACATCGCACTCCATGGCCAACATCGTCGACGGAAAGCGGGTATCGCTCTAG
- the nagk gene encoding N-acetyl-D-glucosamine kinase, producing the protein MPAMRLERLYLCVDAGGTKVAVAIADHEGSIVAEGFAGPANMAELGVGVAVGEILKAVAQAVAALPSSSSEPASSEPYRCPIAFEEAWVGVSGCDTPTDVARLSAALAPVFPRPVEVMNDALILSLVMRERRAEWCAAVVSGTGSVALGVDAQGQWGKRGGFGFLFGDPGSGYHLGLVAIRRACEAYDEGREVDGVAQLIRERFGAESTDDVPARCHDVPTDLDPVSASNARKLRIAGLAPEVLSRAGSDELAAAALAECAAGLAVDIASLARQAKRDGRVRGGLAITGGLGVQPAYGAALEAALDRMGVQFDWVETVTSPARRGAAALAALHL; encoded by the exons atgccggCAATGCGCCTGGAAAGACTGTACCTCTGCGTCGAC GCAGGGGGCAccaaggtcgccgtcgcgatcGCCGACCACGAGGGGAGCATCGTGGCTGAGGGGTTCGCGGGGCCGGCGAacatggccgagctgggcgtcggcgttgccgtcggcga GATCTTGAAGgccgtcgcgcaggccgtcgccgcgctgccctcttcgtcgagcgagccggcgtcgTCAGAGCCGTACCGCTGCCCTATCGCATTCGAGGAGGCGTGGGTCGGG gtATCCGGATGCGACACGCCgaccgacgtcgcgcgcctcagcgcggccctcgcgcccGTCTTCCCCCGCCCAGTGGAGGTGATGAACGACGCGCTGATACTGTCGCTCGTgatgcgcgagcggcgcgcagagTGGTGTGCCGCGGTCGTCAGCGGCACCGGgagcgtcgcgctcggcgtcgacgcccagGGACAGTGGGGCAAGCGtggcggcttcggcttccTCTTCGGCGACCCGGGCTCGGGATACCatcttggccttgtcgccaTCCGGCGCGCGTGCGAGGCGTACGACGAGGGGCgtgaggtcgacggcgtcgcgcagcttATTAGGGAACGgttcggcgccgagtcgaccgacgacgtgccggcTAGATGT CACGACGTCCcgaccgacctcgaccccgtgTCCGCGAGCAACGCGCGCAAGCTGCGCATTGCGGGGCTGGCACCGGAGGTGTTGTCGCGCgcaggcagcgacgagctcgcggctgccgcgctggccgagtgcgctgccggcctcgcggtGGACATTGCGtccctcgcgcgccaggccaagcgtgacggccgcgtgcgcggcgggctggccATCACTGGTGGTCTTGGGGTGCAGCCGGCgtacggcgccgcgctggaaGCTGCGCTCGATCGTATGGGGGTGCAGTTTGACTGGGTCGAGACGGTCACTAGCCCTGCGCGCCGGGGCGCAGCGGCACTCGCTGCGCTCCACCTCTAG